The following are from one region of the Gloeomargarita lithophora Alchichica-D10 genome:
- the dnaK gene encoding molecular chaperone DnaK produces MAKVVGIDLGTTNSVVAVMEGGQPVVIANAEGFRTTPSIVAYAKNGDRLVGQIAKRQSVINPDNTFYSVKRFIGRRYDEITNEAKQVPYKVLRDGNGNVKIDSPQVGKQFAPEEISANVLRKLADDASKYLGEPVTQAVITVPAYFNDSQRQATKDAGRIAGLEVLRIINEPTAASLAYGLDKKANETILVFDLGGGTFDVSILEVGDGVFEVLATSGDTHLGGDDFDKKIVDWMAQDFQGKEGIDLRKDKQALQRLTEAAEKAKIELSSVSQTDINLPFITATQDGPKHLEITLTRAKFEELCADLFDRCKVPVEQALRDAKLDKSKIDEVVMVGGSTRIPAVQQVVRQVLGKDPNQSVNPDEVVAVGAAVQAGVLSGEVKDILLLDVSPLSLGVETLGGVMTKMIPRNTTIPTKKSEVFSTAVDNQTNVEIHVLQGERELASGNKSLGTFRLDGIPPSPRGIPQIEVTFDIDANGILNVTAKDKASGKVQSITISGSSTLSKDDVERMVRDAEMNAAADKERKDQVELKNQADSLAYQAERQIKELGEKLPDADKTKIEGLIKDLREALSQENWEQIKTLNNDLQQTLYSVNTNLYQQAGGSDTPEPPTPGDGDVIDADFSEGK; encoded by the coding sequence ATGGCTAAAGTTGTCGGTATTGACCTGGGGACAACCAATTCAGTGGTGGCGGTGATGGAAGGCGGGCAACCCGTCGTGATCGCCAATGCTGAGGGTTTTCGCACCACCCCCTCGATTGTGGCCTACGCCAAAAACGGTGACCGCCTGGTGGGACAGATCGCCAAACGACAGTCGGTGATCAATCCCGATAATACGTTCTATTCCGTGAAACGATTTATCGGGCGTAGGTACGATGAAATTACGAATGAGGCCAAGCAAGTTCCCTACAAAGTCCTGCGGGATGGGAATGGCAATGTCAAGATTGATTCCCCCCAGGTGGGCAAACAGTTTGCCCCGGAGGAGATTTCCGCCAATGTCCTACGCAAGCTGGCCGATGATGCCAGTAAGTATTTGGGGGAACCCGTCACCCAGGCGGTGATTACCGTCCCGGCCTATTTTAATGACTCCCAACGGCAGGCCACCAAGGATGCGGGTCGGATTGCCGGGTTGGAAGTTTTGCGGATTATCAATGAACCCACGGCGGCTTCTTTGGCCTATGGATTGGACAAAAAAGCCAACGAAACCATCCTGGTCTTTGATTTGGGGGGGGGGACGTTTGACGTGTCCATTCTGGAGGTGGGGGACGGGGTGTTTGAGGTGTTAGCCACTTCCGGGGATACGCACCTGGGCGGCGACGATTTTGATAAAAAGATTGTGGATTGGATGGCGCAGGATTTTCAGGGCAAGGAAGGTATTGACCTGCGGAAGGATAAACAGGCACTCCAACGGCTGACCGAAGCCGCCGAAAAAGCCAAAATTGAACTCTCCAGCGTCAGCCAGACCGATATTAATTTGCCCTTTATCACGGCGACCCAGGATGGCCCCAAACACCTGGAAATCACCCTCACCCGGGCGAAATTTGAGGAACTGTGTGCCGACCTATTTGACCGGTGCAAAGTGCCCGTGGAGCAAGCCCTGCGGGATGCCAAGCTGGACAAGAGCAAAATTGACGAGGTGGTCATGGTCGGCGGTTCCACCCGGATTCCGGCGGTGCAACAGGTGGTGCGCCAAGTCCTCGGCAAAGACCCCAACCAGAGCGTCAACCCGGATGAAGTGGTGGCCGTGGGTGCCGCTGTCCAAGCCGGGGTACTCTCCGGGGAAGTCAAGGACATTCTGCTGTTGGACGTTTCGCCCCTGTCCTTGGGGGTGGAAACCCTGGGCGGCGTGATGACCAAAATGATCCCCCGCAACACCACCATTCCCACCAAAAAGAGCGAGGTGTTTTCCACCGCCGTTGACAATCAAACCAACGTGGAAATCCACGTCCTGCAAGGGGAACGGGAACTCGCCTCCGGGAACAAAAGCCTGGGCACCTTCCGGTTGGATGGCATTCCCCCCTCGCCCCGGGGCATACCCCAAATCGAAGTCACCTTTGACATTGATGCCAATGGGATTTTGAATGTTACCGCCAAGGACAAAGCCTCCGGCAAGGTGCAATCTATCACCATTTCCGGCTCCTCCACCCTGTCCAAGGATGATGTGGAGCGGATGGTGCGGGATGCGGAAATGAACGCCGCCGCCGACAAAGAGCGCAAGGATCAGGTGGAACTGAAAAACCAGGCCGACTCCCTCGCCTATCAAGCGGAACGGCAAATCAAGGAGTTGGGCGAAAAACTCCCCGATGCCGACAAAACCAAGATCGAAGGGCTGATCAAAGACCTGCGGGAAGCCCTCAGCCAGGAAAACTGGGAGCAGATCAAAACCCTGAACAACGACCTGCAACAAACCCTCTACAGCGTCAACACCAACCTCTACCAGCAGGCCGGAGGTAGCGATACTCCCGAACCGCCCACACCGGGGGATGGGGACGTGATTGATGCGGATTTCTCGGAAGGGAAATAG
- the hisB gene encoding imidazoleglycerol-phosphate dehydratase HisB: MHRIATITRQTRETQVLVTLNLDGQGQCQAETGIPFLDHMLHQLAAHGLFDVTVQAKGDYEIDDHHTNEDVGISLGQALAQALGDKQGIHRFGHFLAPLDEALVQVALDCSGRPHLSYGLTLPSPRVGTYDTQLVREFFVAVVNHSAMTLHIQQQAGINSHHIIEATFKAFARALRQAVDYDPRRGAQIPSSKGSLCG; encoded by the coding sequence ATGCACCGTATCGCTACCATCACCCGTCAAACCCGCGAAACCCAGGTGCTCGTTACCCTGAATTTGGACGGGCAGGGGCAATGCCAAGCGGAGACGGGGATACCGTTTTTAGACCATATGTTGCATCAGTTGGCCGCCCACGGATTGTTCGATGTGACCGTCCAGGCCAAGGGGGACTACGAAATTGACGACCACCACACCAACGAGGATGTGGGGATTAGCCTGGGGCAGGCACTGGCGCAGGCCCTGGGGGATAAACAGGGGATTCACCGGTTTGGGCATTTTCTGGCTCCCCTGGATGAAGCCCTGGTGCAGGTGGCCTTGGACTGTTCCGGTCGCCCCCATTTGAGTTATGGGTTGACCCTGCCCTCCCCACGGGTCGGCACCTACGACACCCAGTTGGTGCGGGAATTTTTTGTGGCGGTGGTGAATCATAGTGCTATGACGTTGCATATACAACAGCAGGCGGGGATCAATTCCCATCACATTATTGAGGCAACTTTTAAGGCGTTTGCCCGGGCGTTGCGGCAAGCGGTGGATTATGACCCCCGCCGGGGCGCCCAAATTCCCAGTTCCAAAGGTTCCCTGTGCGGCTGA
- a CDS encoding metal ABC transporter permease translates to MEFLLEPLNFSFMQRALAMGLLTGILCPVVGSYLVVQRLALLGDVMAHCVIPGVALSVFLGIDRIWGAFIFGMMSTGVIHWLQRQTRIKVDGAMAFTFASFFALGILLISILKTQQDLEHLLFGDILSVTGADLWKTLIVISLLGLLLGRFYQPLLFFTFDPVGAQAVGLPVQWLNWGLLVAVTLTIIISMQAVGVILIVALMVGPALVGYVLAKELHWMMAIGSGVGVLSSVAGIYSSYYLNLPTGPLIILTATLILVLVVLGQQFLRRWLALRSYN, encoded by the coding sequence GTGGAATTTTTATTAGAACCATTGAACTTTAGCTTTATGCAACGGGCGTTGGCGATGGGGCTACTCACCGGTATTTTATGTCCGGTGGTGGGCAGTTATTTGGTGGTACAACGGCTGGCTTTGTTGGGGGATGTGATGGCGCATTGTGTGATTCCCGGCGTGGCTTTATCGGTATTTTTGGGGATTGACCGCATCTGGGGTGCTTTTATTTTTGGCATGATGAGTACGGGGGTGATTCACTGGTTACAACGGCAAACTCGGATCAAAGTGGATGGGGCAATGGCGTTTACTTTTGCCAGTTTTTTTGCCTTGGGAATTTTGTTGATTAGTATCTTAAAAACCCAGCAGGATTTGGAGCATTTATTATTTGGGGATATTTTAAGTGTGACGGGGGCTGATTTATGGAAAACCCTGATAGTTATTAGTTTGCTTGGGCTATTATTGGGGCGATTTTATCAACCCTTACTGTTTTTTACCTTTGACCCGGTGGGGGCGCAGGCGGTGGGATTGCCGGTGCAATGGCTCAACTGGGGGTTATTGGTGGCGGTCACCTTAACTATTATTATTAGTATGCAGGCGGTGGGGGTAATTTTGATCGTGGCCTTGATGGTGGGGCCGGCTTTGGTGGGTTATGTGCTGGCCAAGGAATTGCATTGGATGATGGCGATTGGCTCTGGGGTGGGTGTCCTGAGCAGTGTGGCGGGAATTTATAGTAGCTATTATTTGAATTTACCAACGGGGCCGTTGATTATTTTAACAGCGACCTTAATTTTGGTTCTTGTCGTTTTGGGACAACAATTTTTGCGCCGTTGGTTAGCTCTCCGCTCCTATAATTAA
- a CDS encoding DUF3592 domain-containing protein, translating to MSNRQFFWIFGGIFAGIGSIFLALGFGFFQHTRSFLATAATTTGEVIALERRRSSNVYYPVVKFVGSDGEPVRFEGQVGSTPPAFRVGQMVEVLYNPAQPQSARIRSFMELWFGATIFAGIGGVFFLIGGVSLVSQFRPR from the coding sequence ATGTCCAACCGCCAGTTTTTTTGGATTTTTGGGGGCATATTCGCCGGAATTGGGTCAATTTTTTTGGCACTCGGTTTCGGTTTTTTCCAGCACACCCGCTCCTTTTTGGCAACGGCGGCCACCACGACCGGCGAGGTGATTGCCCTAGAGCGTCGGCGTTCTTCGAATGTTTATTACCCGGTGGTGAAATTTGTTGGGTCAGACGGGGAGCCAGTCCGGTTTGAAGGCCAGGTGGGCAGTACCCCCCCGGCATTTCGGGTGGGGCAGATGGTGGAAGTGTTGTACAACCCAGCCCAACCCCAGTCGGCACGGATTCGCAGTTTTATGGAACTTTGGTTTGGGGCAACGATATTCGCTGGGATTGGGGGGGTATTTTTTCTCATTGGCGGGGTGTCCTTGGTCAGCCAATTCCGCCCCCGGTGA
- a CDS encoding DUF2839 domain-containing protein yields MGEAKRRQAQTTPTNANRRAVLMQKFITWTTWGAWAGIFILGTLWVTVRFIGPGLGWWQLAG; encoded by the coding sequence ATGGGAGAAGCCAAGCGTCGTCAAGCCCAAACCACCCCCACGAACGCTAACCGGCGTGCCGTCCTCATGCAAAAATTTATCACTTGGACAACCTGGGGGGCATGGGCGGGCATTTTTATCCTGGGCACCCTCTGGGTAACGGTGCGCTTCATCGGGCCAGGGCTGGGCTGGTGGCAGTTGGCGGGTTAG
- a CDS encoding chlorophyll a/b-binding protein, translating to MRPRSYTVEDGGRLNNFAIEPKMYVDEESRIGFTQYAERLNGRLAMIGFISLIATELLTGKGLVALLTSLQ from the coding sequence CTGCGTCCCCGTAGTTACACCGTTGAAGATGGGGGTCGGCTAAACAATTTTGCCATCGAACCCAAGATGTATGTGGACGAGGAATCCCGCATTGGCTTTACCCAGTACGCCGAGCGGTTGAACGGTCGCTTGGCAATGATCGGGTTTATTTCCCTGATCGCTACGGAACTGCTGACGGGTAAGGGCTTGGTGGCTTTGCTGACCAGTTTGCAGTAG
- the thiL gene encoding thiamine-phosphate kinase, whose protein sequence is MGEAGLLNRLHRYCPTAIIGDDAAQFTPPPGRELVITTDVLVEGVHFRSSPLSPMNCQTMTAADVGWRAVAVNYSDLAAMGAQPLGITVGLGLPPDVPVQWVEQMYEGMAELLQTYGGVIWGGDVVRSGVVFVSITAVGYIDNLIIKRSLAQVGDWVLVTGDHGLSRAGLALLTGETDREIPALISAHRRPRPRLDVLPVLQSLGIDRVAGMDSSDGLADALWQICRASGVGAVLAQDIAIHPLLTSQFPQQAQEWLWYGGEDFELVLTLAPDYAQKLVQKLGHPAQIIGKIVAGDQVFWGEKSLPLTGGFQHFDPLA, encoded by the coding sequence ATGGGCGAAGCCGGATTGTTAAACCGACTGCACCGCTATTGTCCCACCGCAATTATTGGCGATGATGCCGCCCAGTTTACCCCACCGCCGGGGCGGGAATTAGTCATTACAACGGATGTACTGGTGGAGGGGGTACATTTCCGCAGTAGCCCCCTCAGCCCGATGAATTGCCAAACCATGACGGCGGCGGATGTGGGCTGGCGGGCGGTGGCGGTGAATTATTCCGACCTGGCGGCGATGGGTGCCCAACCCCTGGGCATTACGGTGGGATTAGGTTTACCGCCGGATGTCCCGGTGCAATGGGTCGAGCAAATGTACGAGGGCATGGCGGAATTATTGCAAACCTACGGTGGTGTGATCTGGGGGGGGGATGTGGTGCGCTCTGGGGTGGTTTTTGTTAGTATTACCGCAGTAGGTTATATTGATAATTTAATTATTAAACGCTCCCTGGCGCAGGTGGGGGATTGGGTTTTGGTAACGGGGGATCATGGGTTATCCCGTGCTGGTTTGGCGCTATTGACCGGGGAAACCGACCGGGAAATTCCCGCATTGATTTCCGCCCATCGGCGACCTCGCCCCCGTTTGGATGTCTTGCCGGTACTGCAATCATTGGGGATTGACCGGGTGGCGGGCATGGATAGTAGTGACGGGCTGGCGGATGCGCTCTGGCAAATCTGTCGGGCAAGTGGGGTGGGGGCAGTCCTGGCGCAGGACATTGCCATTCATCCCCTGCTTACATCTCAATTTCCCCAACAGGCGCAGGAGTGGCTGTGGTACGGGGGCGAAGATTTTGAATTGGTGCTAACGTTAGCCCCTGATTACGCCCAAAAATTGGTGCAAAAACTGGGTCATCCCGCCCAAATTATTGGGAAAATTGTAGCCGGAGATCAAGTGTTTTGGGGCGAAAAATCATTGCCACTGACGGGAGGGTTTCAACATTTTGACCCCCTCGCCTAA